The genome window ATAAAAGCCGGGATTTTAAAATGTCGCGTCAGTTCGAGCACGCGCAGCAGGTCATGTTTGCCGGAAAGGGTTGGTTCTGTAATTACCAATACGGCGTCGGTTCCGCCGATGGAGGCGATGACCGGGCAGCCGGTTCCGGGCGGGCCATCGATGATCAGCCAGTCCGCTTCGGTCTTTTCCGCGAGCTGTTTCGCCTGTTGTCGCACCGTATTAACCAGTTTGCCTGAATTTTCGGCGGCGATTTCCAGTTTTGCGTGCACCATCGGTCCGTAGCGGGTGTCCGAGTGGAACCAGTTGCCGCACAGACATTCCGGAAAGTCGATCGCTTTGGCGGGACAGAATTGCACACAGACGCCGCATCCTTCGCAGGCGAACGGATTGATGCGGAATGTTCCATCCTGTTCGATTACGGCATCGAAGCGGCAGAGTTCCATGCACTGTCCGCATCCGGTGCATTCATTTTCGCGGATGACGGCTTCGTGCCCGCTGAAAAATTCATGCTGTTCCTGAACATCGGGGTTCAGCAGCAGATACAGATCGGCAGCGTCGACATCGCAGTC of Tichowtungia aerotolerans contains these proteins:
- a CDS encoding ATP-binding protein — protein: MKELVIISGKGGTGKTSVTGSFAALARNAVLADCDVDAADLYLLLNPDVQEQHEFFSGHEAVIRENECTGCGQCMELCRFDAVIEQDGTFRINPFACEGCGVCVQFCPAKAIDFPECLCGNWFHSDTRYGPMVHAKLEIAAENSGKLVNTVRQQAKQLAEKTEADWLIIDGPPGTGCPVIASIGGTDAVLVITEPTLSGKHDLLRVLELTRHFKIPAFISVNKWDINPEMSARIEDAAVQAGATVLERIPYDASITHAQIQARSIVEWNDGPAATSIKTLWEKICQNMK